The Mycolicibacterium parafortuitum nucleotide sequence CGGGACCGCCCGCGGCGACGAACTGTGCGGTCGAGGTGATCTTCTCGTTCGCCCCTGGGGGTTTCGCGATGCGGTGGATCACGTCGAGGGTGGCCAGCCCGACGAAGACCCCGACCGGGGGCCGCTCAGAGACCGCCGCGTTCCTCATCGGTCGGCTCCTCCGCACCGGTCATGAGCGCGACGACCTCGGACATCGAGCGCTGCTTCGGGTCGACGACCCCGGCGCGGCGCCCGAGCCGGTGGATGTGGATCCGGTCGGCCACCTCGAACACGTGCGGCATGTCGTGGCTGATCAGCACCACCGGGATCCCGCGGTCGCGGATCGACTTGATCAGGTCGATCACCTGTCCGGACTCCCGCACGCCGAGCGCTGCCGTCGGCTCGTCCATGATGATCACGCCGCGCCCGAACGCGGCCGCTCGGGCCACCGCCACACCCTGGCGCTGCCCACCGGACAGTGTCTCCACCGGCTGGCCGACCGACTTGATGCCGATCCTCAGGTCGGTGAGATGCTGCGACGCCTCCTCCCGCATCCGCGGCATGTCGAGCCTGCGGAACAGCTTGCCCGCCAGTCCTTTACGCCGGACCTCGCGGCCGAGGTACAGGTTCGACGCGATGTCGAGTGCCGGTACCACCGCGAGATCCTGGTAGACGGTCTCGATCCCGGCGGCTCTCGCATCACGGGTGTTCTTGAACGACACGGCTTTTCCGTGCATCCGGATCTCGCCCGCGTCGGGGACCACCGCACCCGCGAGCGCCTTGATCAGGCTGGACTTGCCTGCGCCGTTGTCACCGATGACGGCCAGCACCTCGGCCTCGCGCAGCTCGAAGTCGGCGCCGTCGATCGCGGTGACATGGCCGTAGCGCTTGACCAGTCCGCGAGCCTCCAACACCGGTGTGCTCACTGGGATCTCCTGCGCGCGAACTGGTCCACCGCGACCGCGACGATCACCAGGATTCCGGTGGCGATGTTCTGGTACAGGCTGTCGACACCGGCCTGGGTGAGCCCGTTGCGCAGCACCGCGACGATCAGCATCCCGACCAGGGTGCCGCCGACACCGCCGCGCCCGCCGAACAGGCTGGTGCCGCCGATCACCACGGCGGTGATCGTCTCGAGGTTCGCGTTCTGGTATGCGTTCGGGTCGGCGTTCGGGATGCGCCCGAGCGCGGCCCACGCGGCGATCGCCGCGATCACCCCGGTGGTCAGGTATACCGAGAACAGCACCCGGCCGGACTTCACGCCGAGCAAGTCCGCCGATTGCGGATTTCCTCCGACCGCGTAAACGTGTTTCCCCCAAGCGGTTTGGGACAGCGCATACCACACGACCGCGTACACCAGCAGCATCGCGACCACGCCGTACGTCGTCGAGAACGACCCGATACGGAACGACGTGCCCAGGAACGTCAGCACCCCCGGCTCCACCCGGTAGGTCTCCGAACCGGCGAGCAGACGGGTACCTGCCAGGATCGCGGTGAACGTTCCCAGCGTGACGATGAACGGTGGCAGCCGCAGCGTGGTGACGAGGCCGCCGTTGATCGCGCCGAACGCGACGCACACCAGCACTGTCGCCGCGAGCGCGAGGAACGGCCCGCCGGGGCCGGCGGTCTGCGCCATCACGATGGTGCCGAACACCGCGATCGCCCCGATGGACAGGTCGATCCCGGCGGTCAGGATGATCAGCGTCTGCCCGACTGCGAGGATCCCGACGACCACCGACTGCTGCAGGATCAGCGACACGTTCGCCGGGTTCAGGAACGAGTCGGAGATCGCGCTGAACACCACGATCGCGATGACGAGCGCGATCAGCGGGCCGACGAGCGGTTCCCGCAGCAGCCGCCCTACGCTGAACCGGTCGGCCGCGGGTGCCGTCGGTTTCGCGGCAGGCGTCGTGGTCGTCGCGGATGACTCCGGCATGTCAGCCCCAGCAGTTCTGTTCGCCCCAGGCGGTGTCCTTGGAGTCGAGCCCCGGGACCGGCTTGTCGGTGATCAGCTCGGAACCGGTGTCGGTGAACCCGCTGGGCTTGGTGCCGTCCTGGGCGAACTTCACCACGGCCTGCACCCCGAGTTCGGCCATCTTCGCCGGGAACTGCATCACGGTGGCGCCGATCTTGCCGTCCTTGACGTCGGCGACGCCCGTGCAGCTTCCGTCGATGGAGCCGATCACGATCTGGCCTTCGCGGCCGGCTGACTGGATCGCCTGATAGGCCCCCGCCGCGGCCGGCTCGTTGATCGTGTACAGCGCGTTGGCTCCCGGCGCGCGCTGCAGCAGGTTCTCCATCGCGGTCTGCGCCTTGGTCTGGTCGCCGTTGGTGTTCTCCTGGCCGACGATCTCGGGCGAGCCCTCGGCGATCCCGAATCCCTCGAGGAAGCCCTCGTGCCGGAAGGTGTCGACGGTGCCGCCCGGGGTGCCGTCGAGCATCAGCAGCTGCGCCGGGGCGGGGCCGAGTGCGGCGCGCACCCACTTGCCCTGGCTGACCCCGGCGGCGAGGTTGTCGGTCGCGAAGGTCGCGTCGACGGCGTCCTCCGGATCGGTCGCGGTGTCCAGCGCGATCACGACGACCCCGGCGTCGCGGGCCTTGGCGATCGCGTCGAGCACACCGGTCGAGGAGTTGGGGGTGATCAGGATGCCCTTCACGCCCTGACCGACCATGTTCTCGATCGCCGCGACCTGACCTTCGTTGTCGCCGTCGAACGCACCTGCCACCGCGATCAGTTCGGCGCCGTCCTTGTCGGCCTGCGCCTTGGCGGCTTCGCGGATCTTCACGAAGAACGGGTTGGAGTCGGTCTTGGTGATCAGGCCGACCTTCACACTGTCCGATCCCGAGCCGCCGCAGGCGGTCAGTCCGAGGACCAACGAACCCGCTGTCACCGTGGCCCCGACCATGCGCAAGGTTCTGCTGCTGTGCCCGAACTTCCCGAACATTGAGACTCCCGTCGCCGGCGCGACGCCCGGCGCGCCGCTGTGTGCTGCATCACACTAGAGCACCGGACAAGCGCTTACGCAAGCGCTTGCGTGAGATTTCGGCGTCGATTTCTACGAGGTGCACGGGGCTAGCGTCGCGGTGTCACCGTGATGTGCACGTGGTCGTAATGCCCGTATCCCGAGGCCTGCGGGCCGGCCGGGGTGTAATAGGTGCCACGCCAGATCACGTCCTGCAGCCCGAAGCGGGCCGCGTTGGCCAACGCGTACGCCATGATCTGGTCGCCGAGCGCGATGCCCTCCGGGCTGCTGTGGTTCGGGATCATGATGTCGATCGCCAGACCGCTGGGATGCCACGGCTTGGAGTCCGGCCGTACCCCGCCGATGTTCGCGATCTGGGGGAACTGCTGGCTGACGGCCCGCGCGGCGAGGATCGCGTTGGGCTGCAGCCCGGCCTCGACCGCGACGCCCATCGGCAGCGCCTCGGGGACATCCGGGATCGGGGCTGCGGGCGGTGGGGCGACGTCGCCGGGCGGGATCGCGGGCAGCGCTTCGATGGGCGGAACGGGTGGCGGCGGTGCCGCGGGCGGGAGCGCGACCGGCGGCGGTGTGGCGTCGACGATCGCCTGCTGCTGTGGGGTCAGCGCGGCATACTGCGCTTCGGCGGCGGCGATCTGCTGCAGCAGCTCGGCGAGCTTGGCCTGTAACTCGGCGCGTATCGCGGCGGCGGCCTCGACGGCCGCACCCGCCTCGGCGGCGGACTTCTCCGACGCCTGGGCGGCACCGGCGGCGCGCTCGCGCGCCGATCGGAAGGCCCGCATCTGGTCGGCGATCCGGGTTCCGAGCGTGCGCTGCACCGCGAGCTGATCGATCAGTTTCTGCGGAGAGGCCGCGGTCAGCAACGCGGAGAACTCGGTACGGCTGCCGCTCATGTAGTCCATCGCGGCGACGCGGTTGACCGCGCCCTGCAGCGCGGCGATATCGGCGTTCGCGGCGTCCAGCGCGGCCTGGTCGGCGCGGTGACGCTCGGCGGCGGCGGCCTGCTCGGCGAACTTGGCCTCGGCGTCGTGCTGGGCGGTCGTCAGCGCCTGCCGGCTCTGCACGGCCTGCTGGGACAACTCGTTGAGTCTGGCGAGCGCATCAGCGGCCGGGTCGGCGATCGCACCGCCCGCGGCCATCGCCGCGACCAGGACAGCCGTCGCAAAACCGCACGTCGTCCGCTTGAGGGCGTAGCGCACCCCGGTCTTGCGAATTGTCACGGTCCTTCACTCGTGGACCGCCACCGGTCCGCCGTCGATACCCCGGGAAAGGCTACGAACTGGCCCCGGCGATGTCCACTCGGACCGTGTCGGCGCCCACACCTGTCCAGGGCCGGTCCCACCGGTCGACGACTGCCACCTCCGCCAGCGGCCGTCGCCGCACCGGCTTGTGCCCGCCGCGGGGCCGGCCCACGGTCAACAGCGCGGCGAGCTGCCAGTCGTGCGGGATTCCGATCAGCTCGCGTAACTCGACCTCGCAGAGGCTGTGCCACAGTGTGATGGCCGCGCCGAGACCTTGGCTCCGCGCGGCCAGCAGGAAGTTCTGCACCGCCGGGAAGACCGAGCCGCCCTGGTGCAGGTCGGAGGCGCCCGGCTGCGGCTGGACGCAGAACAGTACGAGGACGGGAGCCGAGCCGCCGGCCCGCATGTGTTCTGCCATCGCGCGCAGCACCCGCGATTTCGGATCCGCGGCCCCGTCGTCCACCTCGGGCAACCCGTAGAAGTCCCGCATGCTGTCCCACGCCTGCGCGGCGGCCGCGCTGATCAGCGCGCGCGCCCGCTCCGAGCGCAGCACCACGAAGCGCCATGGCTGCTGGTTGCCGCCCGACGGTGCCCAGCTCGCCGCGGTCAGGCATCGCTCCACCGCGCGGTCGTCGACCGGA carries:
- a CDS encoding ATP-binding cassette domain-containing protein — its product is MSTPVLEARGLVKRYGHVTAIDGADFELREAEVLAVIGDNGAGKSSLIKALAGAVVPDAGEIRMHGKAVSFKNTRDARAAGIETVYQDLAVVPALDIASNLYLGREVRRKGLAGKLFRRLDMPRMREEASQHLTDLRIGIKSVGQPVETLSGGQRQGVAVARAAAFGRGVIIMDEPTAALGVRESGQVIDLIKSIRDRGIPVVLISHDMPHVFEVADRIHIHRLGRRAGVVDPKQRSMSEVVALMTGAEEPTDEERGGL
- a CDS encoding ABC transporter permease; this encodes MPESSATTTTPAAKPTAPAADRFSVGRLLREPLVGPLIALVIAIVVFSAISDSFLNPANVSLILQQSVVVGILAVGQTLIILTAGIDLSIGAIAVFGTIVMAQTAGPGGPFLALAATVLVCVAFGAINGGLVTTLRLPPFIVTLGTFTAILAGTRLLAGSETYRVEPGVLTFLGTSFRIGSFSTTYGVVAMLLVYAVVWYALSQTAWGKHVYAVGGNPQSADLLGVKSGRVLFSVYLTTGVIAAIAAWAALGRIPNADPNAYQNANLETITAVVIGGTSLFGGRGGVGGTLVGMLIVAVLRNGLTQAGVDSLYQNIATGILVIVAVAVDQFARRRSQ
- a CDS encoding substrate-binding domain-containing protein, giving the protein MFGKFGHSSRTLRMVGATVTAGSLVLGLTACGGSGSDSVKVGLITKTDSNPFFVKIREAAKAQADKDGAELIAVAGAFDGDNEGQVAAIENMVGQGVKGILITPNSSTGVLDAIAKARDAGVVVIALDTATDPEDAVDATFATDNLAAGVSQGKWVRAALGPAPAQLLMLDGTPGGTVDTFRHEGFLEGFGIAEGSPEIVGQENTNGDQTKAQTAMENLLQRAPGANALYTINEPAAAGAYQAIQSAGREGQIVIGSIDGSCTGVADVKDGKIGATVMQFPAKMAELGVQAVVKFAQDGTKPSGFTDTGSELITDKPVPGLDSKDTAWGEQNCWG
- a CDS encoding coiled-coil domain-containing protein, which gives rise to MTIRKTGVRYALKRTTCGFATAVLVAAMAAGGAIADPAADALARLNELSQQAVQSRQALTTAQHDAEAKFAEQAAAAERHRADQAALDAANADIAALQGAVNRVAAMDYMSGSRTEFSALLTAASPQKLIDQLAVQRTLGTRIADQMRAFRSARERAAGAAQASEKSAAEAGAAVEAAAAIRAELQAKLAELLQQIAAAEAQYAALTPQQQAIVDATPPPVALPPAAPPPPVPPIEALPAIPPGDVAPPPAAPIPDVPEALPMGVAVEAGLQPNAILAARAVSQQFPQIANIGGVRPDSKPWHPSGLAIDIMIPNHSSPEGIALGDQIMAYALANAARFGLQDVIWRGTYYTPAGPQASGYGHYDHVHITVTPRR
- a CDS encoding nitroreductase family protein, with translation MSRDAVPATSDDLWTVMRTASAVRRYRDDPVDDRAVERCLTAASWAPSGGNQQPWRFVVLRSERARALISAAAAQAWDSMRDFYGLPEVDDGAADPKSRVLRAMAEHMRAGGSAPVLVLFCVQPQPGASDLHQGGSVFPAVQNFLLAARSQGLGAAITLWHSLCEVELRELIGIPHDWQLAALLTVGRPRGGHKPVRRRPLAEVAVVDRWDRPWTGVGADTVRVDIAGASS